A genomic stretch from Solanum stenotomum isolate F172 chromosome 8, ASM1918654v1, whole genome shotgun sequence includes:
- the LOC125874869 gene encoding uncharacterized protein LOC125874869, which yields MGIIKSSFSLMAGTVCGIYIAQNYNVPNINKLIQNALFKAKDVEEKYRKPPKPGDRL from the coding sequence ATGGGGATTATAAAGAGCAGTTTCTCATTGATGGCAGGAACTGTTTGCGGTATATACATAGCTCAGAACTACAACGTCCCCAACATTAACAAGCTTATACAGAATGCATTATTCAAAGCCAAAGATGTAGAAGAGAAATACCGCAAGCCCCCTAAGCCTGGCGATCGTCTTTAG